One Pleuronectes platessa chromosome 9, fPlePla1.1, whole genome shotgun sequence genomic region harbors:
- the ctdspl3 gene encoding CTD small phosphatase-like protein 3 yields MRLRSHKTTSPDTPRTNRHPAVKATPRRVRAPVPESPLPTKVEEPLDTESHHSDDEVPTMIRRRLPGGRARKRAIAVEDRETDLAFKTPVRPVLRPERILSEIDPESPSNSTARNIYSPIVRFLTPSKENSNGTGKSILLSPEQGVFGFGSDELLAGDEDEDVIFNPFTFIKNIPSQSEYSPPRLRDIPPKTRSTPEATLVLDLEQTLMFSSLNVIEGAEFTFNTAFQDNQYKVHMILRPHLKEFLQSMSKVYELFVYTCAKKEYAEKILDVLDPQRKLFRHRLFQDDCACILGHYIKDLSVLGRDLAKTVVLDNAPHTYPYHLMNTIPIKSWSGESADRELHKLISYMEKLSAAEDCREVLKKRKDHFHRLLSED; encoded by the exons ATGAGACTCAGGTCTCACAAGACGACCTCTCCGGACACTCCGAGGACCAACCGCCACCCGGCCGTCAAAGCGACGCCGAGACGAGTCCGCGCGCCGGTGCCAGAGAGCCCGCTGCCGACCAAG GTTGAAGAACCTTTGGATACAGAATCCCACCACTCAGACGATGAAGTTCCCACAATGATCAGGCGGCGGCTGCCTGGCGGCCGAGCCAGGAAGAGGGCCATCGCTGTGGAGGACAGAGAAACCG ATCTGGCCTTCAAGACTCCGGTCAGACCCGTCCTGCGCCCCGAGCGCATACTCTCCGAGATCGACCCGGAGTCTCCGAGCAACTCCACAGCCAGAAACATCTACTCGCCCATTGTGCGTTTCCTCACACCCAGCAAAGAGA ATTCGAATGGTACTGGAAAGAGCATTTTGTTGAGTCCAGAACAAGGTGTATTCGGTTTCGGCTCTGATGAACTTCTGGCCGGAGATGAGGACGAGGACGTCATCTTCAACCC ATTTACCTTCATCAAGAACATACCGTCACAGTCTGAGTATTCCCCACCGCGACTCAGAGACATTCCCCCCAAGACCAGGAGCACTCCAGAGGCCACGCTGGTGCTCGACCTG GAGCAGACGCTGATGTTCAGCTCTCTGAACGTGATCGAAGGAGCAGAGTTCACCTTCAACACGGCGTTCCAGGACAATCAATACAAG GTGCACATGATCCTTCGACCACATCTGAAAGAGTTCCTTCAGTCCATGTCAAAAGTCTATGAG CTGTTTGTTTACACATGTGCAAAGAAGGAATACGCTGAGAAGATTCTGGACGTCCTGGACCCGCAGAGGAAACTGTTTCG ACATCGACTGTTTCAGGACGACTGCGCCTGCATCCTCGGCCACTACATCAAAGACCTCAGCGTCCTGGGGAGGGACCTGGCTAAGACCGTGGTCCTGGACAACGCACCACACACTTACCCATACCAC ctgATGAACACGATTCCCATTAAGAGCTGGTCGGGAGAGTCAGCGGACAGAGAGCTCCACAAACTCATCTCCTACATGGAGAAACTGTCTGCAGCG GAGGACTGTCGGGAGGtgctgaagaagaggaaggatcaTTTCCACAGGCTGCTGTCGGAGGACTGA